One Archangium violaceum genomic window, CTGGAGCGCCACCACCACCTACGCCAACTACACGTACACCCCCACTCCCCCCACCTCGGCGGGGAGGGCTGGTGCGACCTGTGGCTCGACGAAGGTGTCGCTCGCCTGGAACTACGGCGCGGAGAACGGCTGCTCGGCGAGCACTTCAGGCAAGCTGGAGTACACCTGCGACGGCACCGGCACCTCGTGGGGCTGCCGGGTGTCGAAGGATGACTGGATTCCCGTCGCCGCGACGAAGCCGCCGCCGGCCACCAGCCCCCACCGCTTCTATGGCTTCTGGAGCTACGGGGTGAAGAAGGCTCGCACCTTCGGCACCGACGCCGAGGCCACGAAGTACGACAAGGCCCTGCTGACGGAGGACGAGCTCGTGGACGTGTCCCAGTTCAACGCCGACGGGGACGTGACGGCGGGGGCGAAGGAGGCCGGGGCGCTGGAGGCGGGCTGGTACGTGAGGTACGGCGCGTCCCGCGAGCAGACGGGCAGCGGGACGGCCATCGTCAACGGGTGCGTGGTGTGGAACAGCTTCGAGGCCGGGGCGTCCGGGGGCATGTGCGCAGCCTCGGGGGGCCACAGCGCCCGCGTCTACCAGGCGAGCTTCGTGGGGGGGACGGCCGACTGCGCCGAGGGCTTCGCCACGGTGAGCGCGGCGGGCGGCAGCCCCCCGAGCTGGAAGCGCTTCAGCCAGCGGGAGGTGGTGGCGGCCCCGGCGGACCCGGTGCCCCAGCGCAACCTCCAGACGGTGGACATCCTCCTCAACGAGCCGGGGACGGGCCCCCGCCGGGTGGGGGTGTCCCTGGAAAACGAGGCCCTCCAGTCCCTCTACCAGCTGGAGCTGGACCGTTCCGGCCATGACTGCCGGCACGAGGCCCAGCGGTGCGAGTAGCCCGCAACCATTGATTCTGGGCAGGGGCTGGCGTAGGCAACAGCCCTCACTCATTTTCGAAGGGTTTCAAGCAGATGGCCGAGAAGCTGGCACCGCGCGAGAAGGGCTTTTCCGAGTGGTACGTGGACCTGGTCCAGAAGGCGAAGCTCGCCGACTACTCGGACGTGAAGGGCTGCATGGTCATCCGGCCCAATGGCTATGCCATCTGGGAGAACATGCAGCGCGTCCTGGACAAGATGTTCAAGGACCTGGGCCACAAGAACGCCTACTTCCCGCTGCTCATCCCCGAGAGCTACCTGAAGAAGGAGGCCGAGCACGTCGAGGGCTTCAACCCCCAGCTCGCGGTGGTGACGCACGCGGGCGGCGGCAAGCTGGAGGAGCCCTACGTCATCCGGCCCACCTCGGAGACGATCATCAACCGCAGCTTCGCCAAGTGGATCCAGAGCTACCGGGATCTGCCGCTGCTCATCAACCAGTGGGCGAACGTGATGCGCTGGGAGATGCGCACGCGCCTGTTCCTGCGCACCACCGAGTTCCTCTGGCAGGAGGGTCACACCTGCCACGAGACCGAGGAGGACGCGGAGAAGGAGACGCTGCAGATGCTGGAGGTCTACCGGAAGTTCGCCGAGGACTACATGGCGATGCCGGTGATGACGGGGCGCAAGTCGGAGTCGGAGAAGTTCGCCGGCGCGCTGCGCACCTACAGCATCGAGGCGATGATGCAGGACAAGAAGGCGCTGCAGGCGGGCACCAGCCACAACCTGGGGCAGAACTTCGCCAAGGCCTTCGACACGACCTTCCAGGGCCGAGACGGCAAGCAGCACCACGTGTGGCAGACGTCGTGGGGCGTGTCGACGCGCCTCATCGGCGGTCTCATCATGACGCACTCGGATGACGCGGGCCTGATTGTCCCGCCGCGGCTGGCGCCCACGCACGTGGTCATCATCCCCATCGCCGGCAAGGCGACGGACGCGGAGAAGACGCAGGTGATGGAGAAGTCGCACGCGCTCGCCGCGGACCTGAAGAAGGCCGGCCTGAGCGTGGTAGTGGACGACGACGACACCAAGAGCCCGGGCTGGAAGTACAGCGAGCACGAGCTCATTGGCACCTGCCTCCGGGTGGAGCTGGGTCCCAAGGATCTGGCGAAGGGCTCGTGCGTGATGGTGCGCCGCGACGCGCGCCAGAAGGAGTTCATCCAGCTGGACCAGGCGGTGGCGCGGGCCCAGGAGATGCTCGAGCAGATGCAGAAGGACCTGTTCGAGAAGGCGAAGACGTTCCGGGACGCGAACACCTTCGAGGTGAACAGCTACGACGAGATGAAGGAGAAGGCGGACGCGGGCTTCCTCCTGGCGCACTGGAACGGGGACCCGAAGGTGGAGGCGCGCATCAAGGAGGAGACGGGCCTCACCACGCGCAACCGGCCGTTCGCGCTGCCGCAGGAGCCCGGCAAGTGCGTGGTGACGGGCGAGCCTTCTCCGGGCCGCATCGTCTTCTCCAAGGCCTACTGAGCCGAAGCACCCGCCCTGCCCTCCCCGGCAACGGAGCCTCCAGAAGCTCGTGGGCTGGAGGCTCCGTCAGGAGATGGAAAAGAGGAGCCCTGCCCGCGCAAGGGCCCGAAGATGCGCAGTAGGGCGTACCAAGCGCAATCACTACAGCAGCGACTGCGTTGGACGGGAGTGGGAGTGAGGCCCCCTTCCCGAAAGCAGACCCGGTGCGCCTTGCTGGAGGGCTTCTCCCTGCACACAAACACGCACCTGCACGCCAATGACAGGTAGGGGCTGGAACGGCTGTGCCGCTACGGAGCGCGTGGCGCGCTGGCGCTGGAGCGTTGACACCCAGTGGGGTGGAGTGCGCGCCATTTTGGAGCACCTGCAACTGCCCACGCGGCCTGCTTAGCTGTCCCCGGCGCAGGGGCCACCGCAGCTCGCGTGGTGTTGAAACCCAAGCAGCAGTTGCCCATCGGCCCAAACTCCCTGCCCTACCCGAGCAAGGAGCGCGGCCTGCGTCCGCGTATGCTCAAAGGGGTTGCACGGCCTCTCCGCCGGCCCGGTGCGCAGCCCCTGCAGCACCCGTCCGCGGCTCTCATCGACCCCTCTATACCTGCCCACCATCCTCAACAGAGCCCTATCCGTCTATACTCAGGCCCGGTTCGTGCTGTAGAGGCGCGACCGCTTCCGGTCTGGCGGTGAGCATTGTCGCTTTCCCTGTTGTGAAGGCCTCGTCGGGAGTCGACCTATGGAGTCAATCAGACGCCTGAAGGGCGGCGCGGGGGGCTGATGGATCTGACGAATGCAATCGGCAAGCGTCGG contains:
- the proS gene encoding proline--tRNA ligase, with the translated sequence MAEKLAPREKGFSEWYVDLVQKAKLADYSDVKGCMVIRPNGYAIWENMQRVLDKMFKDLGHKNAYFPLLIPESYLKKEAEHVEGFNPQLAVVTHAGGGKLEEPYVIRPTSETIINRSFAKWIQSYRDLPLLINQWANVMRWEMRTRLFLRTTEFLWQEGHTCHETEEDAEKETLQMLEVYRKFAEDYMAMPVMTGRKSESEKFAGALRTYSIEAMMQDKKALQAGTSHNLGQNFAKAFDTTFQGRDGKQHHVWQTSWGVSTRLIGGLIMTHSDDAGLIVPPRLAPTHVVIIPIAGKATDAEKTQVMEKSHALAADLKKAGLSVVVDDDDTKSPGWKYSEHELIGTCLRVELGPKDLAKGSCVMVRRDARQKEFIQLDQAVARAQEMLEQMQKDLFEKAKTFRDANTFEVNSYDEMKEKADAGFLLAHWNGDPKVEARIKEETGLTTRNRPFALPQEPGKCVVTGEPSPGRIVFSKAY